One Pirellulales bacterium DNA segment encodes these proteins:
- a CDS encoding PLDc N-terminal domain-containing protein: MFTGLLAFGAFHSLLGILYFIFWICMLVNCLKNPKLEGTEKLIWVLVIIFLPLLGALLYLFIAHERRAT; this comes from the coding sequence ATGTTTACTGGCCTGCTTGCGTTTGGCGCGTTTCATAGCTTGTTGGGGATTCTGTACTTCATTTTTTGGATTTGCATGCTGGTAAATTGTTTGAAGAATCCAAAATTGGAAGGTACGGAAAAACTCATTTGGGTGCTAGTGATTATCTTTCTGCCTCTGCTGGGTGCGCTATTGTATTTATTCATTGCCCACGAACGACGGGCTACTTAA